In a single window of the Dreissena polymorpha isolate Duluth1 chromosome 3, UMN_Dpol_1.0, whole genome shotgun sequence genome:
- the LOC127872396 gene encoding T-cell-specific guanine nucleotide triphosphate-binding protein 2-like, which translates to MATGDGNLYELSVNEEDAKVVKDHFEAKGYMGLVELLIKRKDHWVDVPIHVAIYGSSGAGKSSFINIIRGLKDSDKNGAELNVGQTTIEPIPYSHPNKHYLKFWDMPQLGSKAFTKELYLKNTNIDKYDYFLIFTRSEFTGDDFWFANQLQTLNKKFYFVCTHIDIVIDAAVKEHLDEDQREVKIRVLTAIREKLLRSVKQEKIKADYIYLITTADVRKFDFPKLANRLIIDLPERKWEAMALTLKVFADDVIKQKRRALQKRVWIIALMSGLEKACHYYGLQFDIDVEPVLEEAQEYRRQFCLDEGSIIKLARSIDTSVESLKKASAFKTNYAQLADRGLIQQYKTLSVYDVSDGITKSFSPILGNLLSGASPFGATYFVLNRLLDTMETDALRMIEYVRYRGAEL; encoded by the coding sequence ATGGCGACTGGAGACGGCAATTTGTATGAGTTGTCTGTGAACGAAGAAGATGCCAAAGTCGTAAAGGACCATTTTGAGGCGAAGGGATATATGGGCCTCGTCGAACTCCTTATCAAACGCAAGGACCATTGGGTAGACGTCCCCATCCATGTGGCAATATACGGAAGTTCCGGTGCAGGGAAGTcaagtttcatcaacatcatcCGGGGACTTAAGGATAGCGATAAAAATGGCGCCGAACTGAATGTGGGACAGACGACAATCGAACCCATTCCATATTCACATCCAAATAAACATTATCTGAAGTTCTGGGACATGCCCCAGTTGGGCTCCAAGGCGTTCACAAAAGAGTTGtatttgaaaaatacaaatatagATAAGTACGATTATTTTCTCATTTTCACTAGGTCAGAATTCACCGGAGACGATTTTTGGTTCGCAAATCAGTTGCAGACTCTAAAcaaaaagttttattttgtttgtacgcATATTGATATCGTCATAGATGCAGCAGTAAAAGAACATTTAGACGAAGACCAAAGAGAGGTGAAGATTCGTGTTTTAACTGCCATTAGGGAAAAACTACTGCGTTCGGTAAAACAGGAGAAAATCAAAGCAGACTATATTTACCTGATAACCACAGCGGATGTTCGTAAATTTGATTTCCCAAAATTAGCGAACAGACTCATTATCGATCTACCTGAAAGGAAGTGGGAAGCAATGGCGTTAACGCTAAAAGTGTTTGCGGACGACGTCATAAAGCAGAAGCGTCGCGCTCTGCAGAAACGTGTTTGGATTATAGCGCTAATGTCTGGTCTGGAGAAAGCGTGCCACTATTACGGGCTCCAGTTTGACATTGACGTGGAACCCGTTTTAGAGGAAGCGCAGGAGTACCGCCGGCAATTCTGTCTGGACGAAGGTTCGATAATCAAACTGGCGCGGTCCATCGATACGTCGGTAGAGAGTCTGAAAAAAGCGTCGGCGTTCAAAACAAACTACGCGCAGCTAGCGGACCGCGGGCTGATCCAGCAGTATAAAACGCTAAGCGTTTACGACGTCTCCGACGGAATCACGAAAAGTTTCTCTCCAATTCTGGGTAACCTGTTGTCTGGCGCGTCGCCGTTCGGCGCGACATATTTCGTGTTAAACCGACTGCTCGATACGATGGAGACCGACGCGCTCAGAATGATTGAGTACGTGCGGTACAGAGGGGCGGAATTGTAA